The genomic region TGCGGGTGGGACGTCGCCGGCGCGAGTTGCCGAAGCAATGTCCCGTGCAGAACAGTCCCTGACCCTGCGGAATCCCTCGGAAAGGGGAACAAGTGTCTGAAAACTGGACCCTGAATTCTGCTGAAATCCTGCCTCCCAAGGACTTCCAGGCAGCCGCCGCGGCTGCCGGCATCAAGGCGTCCGGCCTGGACTTGGCCCTGCTTTATTCCACTCGTCCCTCCCGGGGCGCCGCGGTATTCACCACCAATGCGGTCAAGGCCGCGCCGGTGGTGCTTTCTCAGCGGCACCTGCTTGAAAGCGGGGGGGCGCTTCAAGCCATGATCATCAATTCCGGGAACGCCAATGCCTGTACCGGAGAACCCGGCATGGCGGCGGCCGTTGCCATGGCCGAGGCCACCGCCGGGACCCTGGCCGTCCCGGTGGATCAGGTCCTGGTGTGTTCCACCGGAGTCATCGGAGTTCCCCTCCCGGCGGACCGCATCACCGCCAAACTGGATGACCTGAAACGGTCACTGGGTCCCGGTGAGCTGGGAGCCGCCGCACGGGCCATCCTGACCACCGATACCACTCCCAAGGTCTGCACCGCCGAAGCCTCGATAAGCGGCCGGCCGGTGCGCATTGCCGGCATGACCAAGGGCGCCGGCATGATTCATCCACGCATGGCCACCACCTTGGGCTTTGTGCTCACCGATGCCGATATCGGCCCTTCCCTGCTGCGGCAATCGCTCGAGCAGGCCTGCCGGCGAAGCTACAACCGGATTTCCGTCGACGGGGATACCTCAACCAACGACACCCTGGCCATTATGGCCAATGGAGGCTCGGGAATACCGGCGATCGAGCCGAATAGTCCCGCTCAGGATTTGTTCGTGGAGGGACTGACCCGGGTATGCCAGAGCCTGGCTCAGCAGGTTGTCCGGGATGGAGAAGGCGCCAGCAAGTTTGTGACCATACGGGTGACTGGAGCCCCCTCCGAGGAGGATGCGGCTCAAATCGCCCGAAGCATCGCCAATTCCCCCCTGGTAAAAACGGCCCTGGCCGGGGAGGACGCCAACTGGGGACGGATCATTTGCGCCGCCGGCTATTCCGGCGTTCCTTTCGACAGCCGACGGGTCTCCATCTCACTGGGAGACCTGGTCGTGTGCCGCCAGGGTGGAGCCGTCAGCTTCGAGGAAAGCCGCGCCAGCGAAATCTTGCGTCGACGGGACATCGATCTGACCGTTCAACTGAATGCCGGCAGCTCGGATGCCACCTTTTGGACCTGCGACCTCACCACCGAATATATTCACATCAATGCCGATTACCGCACCTGAGGCGGTGGAGAGGTACGACTCGCCGGACTCCCCTCATGAGGGCCATACGAATATGGACGGGAGCGACCGGCAGCAATGACCATTCTCGTACCGGCCCTCCGTTTCTACCTGGTCCTGTGGCTTCTGGCCATGGGGATCATTTACCTTCAAGGTCGCCTGACCTGGATACTCTTTCTCCCAACGGAAAGAGCAACTGCCGCAACTTACCTGCTCTGGGGCCTGGGGGGAGCCCTGCTGCTGATCGCACTATCGCTCTACGCCAGCAGGAATTTTTTCTGGGCTCGACAACTGGACCTGGAGTTTCGAAAGCTACTGGTGCCCTTGGGGAGTTGGCAGATCGGAGCCATCGCCCTGTTCAGCGGCACGGCCGAAGAAATCTTCTTCCGAGGCGTCATCCAACCGCTGCTGGGACTGCTTCCCACCAGCCTGCTCTTTGGGGCGGTGCACCTTATTCCCCGCAAGGTCTTTCTCCCCTGGGCCGCCTATGCGGCCTTCGCGGGATTTCTCTTCGGATGTCTCTTTGAACTGAGCGGCAACCTGTTCCCCAATACGCTGTCGCACGTCGCCGTCAACTTTGTCATGATCCGGCTGCTCAACCGTTCGGACCCGGCACCTTCCACGGACTCGGACTGACCGTCGAGCGACCTGAGGATTGCCCGGGATCGACCCCGTTCCATGGCCCGTTTCATTCCGCTGCAATGGCTGCTGCTTGAACAGTGGCGCCGCAATCACCTGGCCGCCACCTTTTCGGCCGCCCTCATCGGCGCCGGGTTCATGCTGGTCATGCCCTTCCTGCCGCTCTACGTGGCTCAACTGGGGGTGGAGTCCCAGGCGGCGGTGGCTGTCTGGTCGGGTCTCATCCTGGGAATCAGCCCTCTGATCACCTCGTTCGTCGGTCCCTTTTGGGGGAAGCTGGCAGACCGCTACGGCCTCAGGATCATGGCCATCCGCGTCTCACTGGTTCTGTTCGTGATCTGGTTCTTGATGGGCCTGGCCAGAAACGTTGAGGAGTTGTTGATTCTGAGGATTCTCTCGGGGTTCTTCGGAGGATTCGGATCCGTCTCGGTGGCCCTGGTGGCCCACTCCGCTCCAAGGGACAGGATTACGCGGGCGATCGGCGGTCTGCAGGCAACCCAAACCTTCAGCATGGCCCTCGGCCCATTCCTGGGCGGAGTTTTGGCAGCCTGGATCGGCATTCGAAACACCTTCTTCGTCACGGCGGCAATGTGTTTCCTCACCTTGGTGTTGTTTCTCCTTCTATACCGGGACAACCCCAATCGCGATTCTTCTCGAACAGCTCCCGACGACGAGACTACCCCCGAGAGTCTGTTCTCCCTGTGGCGACTGCCCAACCTGAAGGTTCTGGCCATCCTGCTGCTCGCGGCTACCGTGATCGAACGGAGCTTTGCCCCGGCCATCCCGCTATTCGTCACCTCCGTGACCGCCAACCCGGTTCGGGCGGCAAGCTTGTCGGGCCTGATCCTCTCCCTGTCCGCCTTCGGGGAAGCCCTGGCTGCCTGGTACTTCGGCCGAAAGATGGCCCGATACTCAGCCCGCAGGCTCCTTATGCGGCGGCTGGGCCTCGGACTTGCCTTTTGCCTGGCGCTGACCCTGGCGACCAGCGCTACTCAGCTCCTGGTGCTCAGGGTCTCACAGGCATTTCTGGCAGGGGGCATCGTGACCATTGCCTACAGCCTGGCCAGCCGGGTCATCCCCAACGAGCGGCGGGCTTCCGGCTTCGGCCTGCTTTCCAGTTTCACCATGATGGGCAACGCCTTCGGTCCCATAATGGCCGGACTGTTGGCATCCATTAGCGTGTACTGGGTTTTTTGGGGGGACGGGATCCTCTACGGGCTGCTGGGGCTGATGGTCTATCGATGCATTGGGAAAGACAGTGGAGAGTGAGGCGTGGAGAGTGAATAGCCCGCCCCATCCCTGCCGGGCAGATCATACAGGGTGAAACAGCGGCCTCTTACCAACCCCGGAGACTGCCCCCCACCGGTTCGACTGCGGGCTGGATCTCCTATCTGGCGATCTCGCCGGTTCCGTCCCCCCCACCGGTTCGACTGCGGGCGGAGCCCTTGTCTCACCGACTCCCCCTCCAGGGGGGAGTGATAGAGGGTACAGACCGCATTCATCCTTTACACCCTAAACCGCAAACATGGTTTACACGCTGATAGGGTATCGATCGAGGAGGATAGAGC from Acidobacteriota bacterium harbors:
- the argJ gene encoding bifunctional glutamate N-acetyltransferase/amino-acid acetyltransferase ArgJ; translated protein: MSENWTLNSAEILPPKDFQAAAAAAGIKASGLDLALLYSTRPSRGAAVFTTNAVKAAPVVLSQRHLLESGGALQAMIINSGNANACTGEPGMAAAVAMAEATAGTLAVPVDQVLVCSTGVIGVPLPADRITAKLDDLKRSLGPGELGAAARAILTTDTTPKVCTAEASISGRPVRIAGMTKGAGMIHPRMATTLGFVLTDADIGPSLLRQSLEQACRRSYNRISVDGDTSTNDTLAIMANGGSGIPAIEPNSPAQDLFVEGLTRVCQSLAQQVVRDGEGASKFVTIRVTGAPSEEDAAQIARSIANSPLVKTALAGEDANWGRIICAAGYSGVPFDSRRVSISLGDLVVCRQGGAVSFEESRASEILRRRDIDLTVQLNAGSSDATFWTCDLTTEYIHINADYRT
- a CDS encoding CPBP family intramembrane metalloprotease, yielding MTILVPALRFYLVLWLLAMGIIYLQGRLTWILFLPTERATAATYLLWGLGGALLLIALSLYASRNFFWARQLDLEFRKLLVPLGSWQIGAIALFSGTAEEIFFRGVIQPLLGLLPTSLLFGAVHLIPRKVFLPWAAYAAFAGFLFGCLFELSGNLFPNTLSHVAVNFVMIRLLNRSDPAPSTDSD
- a CDS encoding MFS transporter, which encodes MARFIPLQWLLLEQWRRNHLAATFSAALIGAGFMLVMPFLPLYVAQLGVESQAAVAVWSGLILGISPLITSFVGPFWGKLADRYGLRIMAIRVSLVLFVIWFLMGLARNVEELLILRILSGFFGGFGSVSVALVAHSAPRDRITRAIGGLQATQTFSMALGPFLGGVLAAWIGIRNTFFVTAAMCFLTLVLFLLLYRDNPNRDSSRTAPDDETTPESLFSLWRLPNLKVLAILLLAATVIERSFAPAIPLFVTSVTANPVRAASLSGLILSLSAFGEALAAWYFGRKMARYSARRLLMRRLGLGLAFCLALTLATSATQLLVLRVSQAFLAGGIVTIAYSLASRVIPNERRASGFGLLSSFTMMGNAFGPIMAGLLASISVYWVFWGDGILYGLLGLMVYRCIGKDSGE